Proteins from a genomic interval of Nocardioidaceae bacterium:
- a CDS encoding 2-oxoacid:acceptor oxidoreductase subunit alpha gives MQLTGDRFTQETASFGNDLSTLPNFPAEIRAPQGTMAGVSSFQVHFADHDILTPGDRPDVLVAMNPAALKANVGDLPAGGTLIVDTADFTSRNLTKAGYEQNPLEDGSLADFAVHEVDLTGMTVGAVKEFGLSRKDASRAKNMFALGLLSWMYGRPTEGTEGFLERKFAGKPDIRDANLTAFRAGWAFGETTEAFAVRYEVKPAQIAPGTYRNVTGNTALAYGLVAGAVQAGLPLFLGTYPITPASDILHELSKHKSLGVTTFQAEDEIAGVGAALGASYGGALGVTSTSGPGVALKAETIGLAVMTELPLVIVDVQRGGPSTGLPTKTEQADLLQAMFGRNGESPLPVVAPKSPADCFDAAIEACRLAITYRTPVMLLSDGYLANGSEPWSLPDAEDLPVIDPAYATEPNHEKTVKGETVPDFWPYLRDPETLARPLAVPGTAGLEHRIGGLEKGEGHGNISYDPANHELMVRTRAAKVAGIAKGLPPLEVDDPSGEARTLVIGWGSTYGPIGAAVRRVRRRGHHVAQVHLRHVNPFPADLGDILRRYDTVLVPEMNLGQLRMLLRAEYLVDAIGFNQVNGMPIKAADLETAILDLLKDAS, from the coding sequence ATGCAGCTGACCGGCGACCGCTTCACCCAGGAGACCGCGAGCTTCGGCAACGACCTGTCGACGCTGCCGAACTTCCCGGCCGAGATCCGCGCACCGCAGGGCACGATGGCGGGCGTCTCGAGCTTCCAGGTGCACTTCGCCGACCACGACATCCTCACCCCCGGCGACCGCCCCGACGTGCTCGTCGCGATGAACCCGGCGGCGCTCAAGGCCAACGTCGGCGACCTGCCGGCCGGCGGCACGCTCATCGTGGACACCGCCGACTTCACCTCGCGCAACCTGACGAAGGCCGGGTACGAGCAGAACCCGCTCGAGGACGGCTCGCTGGCCGATTTCGCCGTCCACGAGGTCGACCTGACCGGCATGACGGTGGGAGCGGTGAAGGAGTTCGGGCTGTCCCGCAAGGACGCCTCGCGGGCCAAGAACATGTTCGCGCTGGGCCTGCTGTCGTGGATGTACGGCCGCCCCACCGAGGGCACCGAGGGCTTCCTCGAGCGCAAGTTCGCGGGCAAGCCCGACATCCGCGACGCCAACCTCACCGCGTTCCGCGCCGGCTGGGCGTTCGGTGAGACCACCGAGGCGTTCGCCGTGCGCTACGAGGTCAAGCCCGCCCAGATCGCCCCCGGCACCTACCGCAACGTCACCGGCAACACAGCGCTGGCGTACGGGCTGGTCGCGGGGGCCGTACAGGCGGGCCTGCCGCTGTTCCTCGGCACCTACCCGATCACCCCGGCCTCCGACATCCTCCACGAGCTCAGCAAGCACAAGAGCCTGGGCGTCACGACGTTCCAGGCCGAGGACGAGATCGCCGGCGTCGGCGCCGCGCTCGGTGCGTCCTACGGCGGTGCGCTGGGCGTGACCTCCACCTCCGGCCCCGGTGTCGCCCTCAAGGCCGAGACCATCGGCCTCGCGGTGATGACCGAGCTGCCGCTGGTCATCGTCGACGTGCAGCGCGGCGGGCCCTCGACGGGTCTGCCCACCAAGACCGAGCAGGCCGACCTGCTGCAGGCGATGTTCGGCCGCAACGGCGAGTCGCCGCTGCCGGTGGTGGCGCCGAAGTCGCCGGCGGACTGCTTCGACGCCGCGATCGAGGCCTGCCGCCTCGCGATCACCTACCGCACGCCGGTGATGCTGCTCTCCGACGGATACCTCGCCAACGGCTCGGAGCCGTGGTCGCTGCCCGACGCCGAGGACCTGCCCGTCATCGACCCGGCGTACGCGACCGAGCCGAACCACGAGAAGACCGTCAAGGGCGAGACGGTGCCGGACTTCTGGCCCTACCTGCGCGACCCCGAGACGTTGGCCCGGCCGCTCGCGGTGCCGGGCACCGCGGGTCTCGAGCACCGCATCGGCGGCCTGGAGAAGGGCGAGGGCCACGGCAACATCTCCTACGACCCGGCCAACCACGAGCTGATGGTGCGTACGCGTGCCGCCAAGGTCGCCGGCATCGCCAAGGGTCTGCCGCCGCTGGAGGTCGACGACCCCTCGGGCGAGGCACGCACGCTGGTGATCGGCTGGGGCTCGACGTACGGCCCGATCGGTGCCGCCGTACGCCGGGTGCGACGCCGTGGCCACCACGTGGCCCAAGTGCACCTGCGCCACGTCAACCCGTTCCCCGCCGACCTCGGCGACATCCTGCGCCGCTACGACACCGTGCTCGTGCCCGAGATGAACCTCGGTCAGCTGCGCATGCTGCTGCGCGCGGAGTACCTCGTCGACGCCATCGGCTTCAACCAGGTCAACGGCATGCCGATCAAGGCCGCCGACCTCGAGACCGCGATCCTCGACCTCCTGAAGGACGCCTCATGA
- a CDS encoding 2-oxoacid:ferredoxin oxidoreductase subunit beta, which produces MTIDIGLPTVGPSGTAGVPARAEEQVLTGKDFTSDQEVRWCPGCGDYAVLKAVQGFLPDLGLRRENIVFVSGIGCSSRFPYYLDTYGMHSIHGRAPAIATGLATAREDLSVWVVTGDGDALSIGGNHLIHTLRRNVNMTILLFNNRIYGLTKGQYSPTSEPGKVTKSTPMGSVDQPFNPVSLALGAEATFVARTVDSDRKHLTSVLSAAAAHRGTSLVEIYQNCPIFNDNAFDAITNRDTRAEAVIPLEHGQPIRFGTPGEDGAGRLGVRRTADGGVEVVEVADVGEDALLVHDAHDEDPTTAYALSRLTDAGVLHRSPIGIFRQVERGTYDDQAREQVQVASAGTGLDSAERKQALMGLVHGSDTWTVV; this is translated from the coding sequence ATGACCATCGACATCGGACTGCCCACCGTCGGCCCCTCCGGCACCGCCGGGGTGCCGGCCCGCGCCGAGGAGCAGGTGCTCACCGGCAAGGACTTCACCTCCGACCAGGAGGTGCGCTGGTGCCCCGGGTGCGGCGACTACGCCGTGCTGAAGGCCGTGCAGGGCTTCCTGCCCGACCTGGGTCTGCGCCGCGAGAACATCGTGTTCGTCTCGGGCATCGGCTGCTCGAGCCGCTTCCCGTACTACCTCGACACGTACGGGATGCACTCCATCCACGGCCGCGCCCCCGCCATCGCGACCGGGCTCGCCACCGCGCGGGAGGACCTGTCGGTCTGGGTCGTCACCGGTGACGGCGACGCGCTGTCGATCGGCGGCAACCACCTGATCCACACGTTGCGCCGCAACGTGAACATGACGATCCTCCTGTTCAACAACCGCATCTACGGTCTGACCAAGGGGCAGTACTCCCCGACCTCGGAGCCCGGCAAGGTCACCAAGTCCACCCCGATGGGGTCGGTCGACCAGCCGTTCAACCCGGTCTCGCTCGCGCTGGGCGCGGAGGCGACCTTCGTGGCGCGTACGGTCGACTCGGACCGCAAGCACCTGACCTCGGTGCTCTCCGCCGCCGCCGCGCACCGCGGCACCTCGCTGGTCGAGATCTACCAGAACTGCCCGATCTTCAACGACAACGCCTTCGACGCGATCACCAACCGCGACACCAGGGCCGAGGCCGTCATCCCGCTCGAGCACGGACAGCCGATCCGCTTCGGCACCCCCGGCGAGGACGGGGCCGGCCGGCTCGGCGTCCGCCGCACCGCCGACGGCGGGGTGGAGGTCGTCGAGGTGGCGGACGTCGGTGAGGACGCGCTGCTGGTGCACGACGCGCACGACGAGGACCCGACCACGGCGTACGCGCTCTCCCGCCTGACCGACGCCGGGGTGCTGCACCGCAGCCCGATCGGCATCTTCCGCCAGGTCGAGCGGGGCACCTACGACGACCAGGCGCGCGAGCAGGTGCAGGTCGCCTCCGCCGGGACGGGACTGGACAGCGCCGAGCGCAAGCAGGCGCTCATGGGCCTGGTGCACGGCAGCGACACCTGGACGGTCGTCTGA
- a CDS encoding PhoX family phosphatase: MAESSVSVRKVRPVSPRTLLPLTPIGARAPRHGSRSHMTCEFRCGNACDKPVPNTSDNLEFRDVAAAALARRSVLKGAGAGLGVLAVAGVNAAPAAAAPGSGGPGGKGRGKPGKGRKPRGRGVATASFAVVPPNTNDKVTVPKGYTADVVISWGDPVLPDAPRFDVDDQSGEAAAKQFGYNNDYVGVFPLEDSRGRGGRGGKGRKRRRGGKPARTGNDALLVVNHEYTNDVIMFPEGRYSTAEIAEITKASVGMAVVEMKRAGDSGRYRTRNHRAARLNRRITADTPFRVTGPAAGDPRLRTSADPSGRRVLGTFANCAGGMTPWGTVLSGEENFNGYFDASGELDSRYAESYGRYGIDGSGRGWSEVDDRFDLTTEPNEPFRFGWVVELDPMDPTSTPRKHSMLGRFKHEGANVTVARDGRVVAYMGDDERGDYIYRFVSRDRFDSRPGKAARRRNLTLLSHGTLSVARFDGDGTEDGVYDGAGEWLPLTSDTTSFVPGMSVADVLIDTRLAADTVGPTKMDRPEDIEPSPVNGRVYCALTNNSQRGSRFEVDEANPLATSSVRDELGAPLRETTGNRNGYVLEITPRRGDDTADTFTWDLMLVCGDPGAQETYFAGFPKQLVSPISCPDNVAFDDVGNLWVATDGNVLGSHDGLFRVPVEGPKRGHVEQFLTVPTGAECCGPLITDNGAAVWIAVQHPGESDGATFTAPASTWPGTTDFPRPSVVVTHRS, from the coding sequence ATGGCGGAGTCGTCAGTCTCCGTCCGGAAGGTCCGCCCCGTGTCCCCTCGTACGCTCCTCCCGCTCACCCCCATCGGTGCCCGAGCACCACGCCACGGCTCCCGCTCGCACATGACGTGCGAGTTCCGCTGCGGCAACGCCTGTGACAAGCCCGTCCCCAACACCTCCGACAACCTCGAGTTCCGCGACGTGGCGGCGGCGGCGCTGGCCCGCCGCTCGGTGTTGAAGGGTGCCGGGGCCGGCCTCGGCGTGCTGGCGGTCGCCGGGGTCAACGCAGCACCCGCCGCCGCCGCGCCGGGCTCGGGCGGTCCCGGCGGGAAGGGCAGGGGCAAGCCCGGCAAGGGCAGGAAGCCCCGCGGCCGGGGCGTCGCCACCGCGTCGTTCGCGGTCGTGCCGCCGAACACCAACGACAAGGTCACGGTCCCGAAGGGCTACACCGCCGACGTGGTCATCTCCTGGGGCGACCCCGTGTTGCCCGACGCCCCCCGTTTCGACGTGGACGACCAGTCGGGCGAGGCCGCTGCGAAGCAGTTCGGCTACAACAACGACTACGTCGGCGTCTTCCCCCTCGAGGACTCCCGGGGTCGTGGGGGCAGGGGCGGCAAGGGACGCAAGCGCCGCCGCGGCGGCAAGCCTGCGCGGACCGGCAACGACGCGCTCCTCGTGGTCAACCACGAGTACACCAACGACGTCATCATGTTCCCCGAGGGCCGCTACAGCACCGCGGAGATCGCCGAGATCACCAAGGCCAGCGTGGGCATGGCCGTCGTCGAGATGAAGCGGGCCGGTGACAGCGGCAGGTACCGCACGCGCAACCACCGTGCCGCGCGCCTGAACCGCCGCATCACCGCCGACACCCCCTTCCGGGTCACCGGGCCTGCGGCGGGCGACCCGCGGCTGCGCACGTCCGCGGACCCGTCGGGACGCCGCGTCCTCGGCACCTTCGCCAACTGCGCCGGCGGCATGACCCCGTGGGGCACGGTGCTCTCGGGCGAGGAGAACTTCAACGGCTACTTCGACGCCTCGGGCGAGCTCGACAGCCGGTACGCGGAGTCCTACGGCCGCTACGGCATCGACGGCAGCGGTCGCGGCTGGAGCGAGGTCGACGACCGGTTCGACCTCACCACGGAGCCGAACGAGCCGTTCCGGTTCGGGTGGGTCGTCGAGCTCGACCCGATGGACCCGACCTCGACACCGCGGAAGCACTCGATGCTCGGTCGCTTCAAGCACGAGGGAGCCAATGTCACCGTCGCTCGCGACGGTCGCGTCGTGGCGTACATGGGCGACGACGAGCGCGGTGACTACATCTACCGCTTCGTGTCCCGCGACCGCTTCGACTCCCGGCCCGGGAAGGCCGCACGCCGCCGCAACCTCACCCTGCTCAGCCACGGCACCCTCTCCGTCGCGCGCTTCGACGGCGACGGCACCGAGGACGGCGTGTACGACGGCGCCGGCGAGTGGCTTCCGCTGACCAGCGACACCACGTCCTTCGTGCCCGGCATGAGCGTCGCCGACGTCCTCATCGACACCCGGCTGGCAGCCGACACCGTCGGCCCGACCAAGATGGACCGTCCCGAGGACATCGAGCCCAGCCCGGTGAACGGGAGGGTCTACTGCGCCCTGACCAACAACTCCCAGCGCGGGTCCCGCTTCGAGGTCGACGAGGCGAACCCGTTGGCGACGAGCTCGGTGCGTGACGAGCTCGGCGCTCCGCTGCGGGAGACGACGGGCAACCGCAACGGGTACGTCCTGGAGATCACCCCGCGCCGCGGCGACGACACCGCCGACACCTTCACCTGGGACCTGATGCTCGTCTGTGGCGACCCGGGCGCCCAGGAGACCTACTTCGCCGGGTTCCCGAAGCAGCTCGTCAGCCCGATCTCCTGCCCCGACAACGTCGCCTTCGACGATGTCGGCAACCTGTGGGTCGCGACCGACGGCAACGTGCTCGGCTCGCACGACGGGCTGTTCCGCGTGCCGGTCGAGGGGCCGAAGCGGGGCCACGTGGAGCAGTTCCTGACGGTGCCCACGGGCGCGGAGTGCTGCGGTCCTCTCATCACCGACAACGGAGCCGCGGTCTGGATCGCCGTCCAGCACCCCGGTGAGTCCGACGGTGCGACCTTCACGGCGCCGGCCTCGACCTGGCCCGGGACGACGGACTTCCCGCGCCCCTCGGTGGTCGTCACCCACCGTTCCTGA
- the rarD gene encoding EamA family transporter RarD has protein sequence MSETRKGLLLGFSAYAMWGLFPLYFPLMEPAGAVEVLAHRIVWSLVTMTVVVLVLRRRRQLVALLREPRALLWLGTAAVVIGVNWGVYIWATTNEHVVEASLGYFINPLVSVLLGVVFFAERLRGLQWAALALATAAVVVLTVEIGEPPWVSLALAFSFGTYGLAKKRANRGAVEGLTVETMLLAPIALAYLLVLNRTGEGTFTSEGTVHVLLLLTLGVVTAVPLLCFGGAATRVPLTVIGFLQYVTPILQFLIGVVVFSEEMTRGRWIGFALVWLALVLFSAESLRHHRRQRRAVRRSAVAPVAA, from the coding sequence GTGAGCGAGACACGCAAGGGGCTGCTGCTCGGCTTCTCCGCGTACGCGATGTGGGGGCTGTTCCCGCTCTACTTCCCGCTGATGGAGCCGGCCGGGGCGGTCGAGGTGCTGGCCCACCGCATCGTCTGGTCGTTGGTGACGATGACCGTCGTCGTCCTGGTGCTGCGTCGCCGGCGCCAGCTGGTCGCACTGCTGCGCGAGCCGCGCGCGCTGCTGTGGCTCGGCACGGCGGCGGTGGTCATCGGCGTCAACTGGGGCGTCTACATCTGGGCGACGACCAACGAGCACGTCGTCGAGGCGTCGCTCGGCTACTTCATCAACCCGCTGGTCAGCGTGCTGCTGGGCGTCGTGTTCTTCGCCGAGCGGCTGCGGGGCCTGCAGTGGGCGGCGTTGGCCCTGGCGACGGCAGCCGTCGTCGTCCTGACGGTCGAGATCGGTGAGCCGCCGTGGGTCTCGCTGGCCCTGGCGTTCAGCTTCGGCACGTACGGGCTCGCAAAGAAGCGCGCGAACCGCGGCGCTGTCGAGGGACTGACCGTCGAGACCATGCTGCTGGCGCCGATCGCATTGGCGTACCTGCTCGTGCTGAACCGCACCGGCGAGGGCACGTTCACCTCCGAGGGCACCGTGCACGTGCTGCTCCTGCTGACGCTCGGGGTCGTCACCGCGGTGCCGCTGCTCTGCTTCGGCGGAGCGGCCACGCGCGTGCCGCTGACGGTCATCGGGTTCCTGCAGTACGTCACCCCGATCCTGCAGTTCCTGATCGGTGTCGTGGTGTTCTCCGAGGAGATGACCCGGGGACGCTGGATCGGGTTCGCTCTCGTCTGGCTGGCGCTGGTGCTCTTCAGCGCGGAGTCGCTGCGTCACCACCGCCGGCAGCGACGGGCCGTACGCCGCAGCGCGGTCGCCCCCGTCGCCGCCTGA
- a CDS encoding polyprenyl synthetase family protein — translation MAEVEAELHRHTVASTDFVTDAAQHLLAAGGKRFRPLMVLLAAETGDPLGDGVITSACVVELTHLASLYHDDVMDEADVRRGADSANARWDNLLAILTGDFLFAKSSELTAELGPDAVRIQAQTFGRLVEGQILETAGPAEGQDPLEHYLRVIAGKTGSLIATSALYGARFARASREVEEALAAYGERIGAAFQLSDDILDVASESEESGKTPGTDLREGVLTLPMLLAMRSEDPADDRLKSLLGRPLSDDAEHAEALSLLRAHPAMDQARAYVAAEAEAARRLLEVVPNEGVREALDNFATVLTERSA, via the coding sequence ATGGCCGAGGTCGAGGCGGAGCTGCACCGTCACACGGTCGCGAGCACCGACTTCGTCACCGACGCCGCCCAGCACCTGCTCGCCGCAGGCGGCAAGCGCTTCAGGCCGCTGATGGTACTGCTGGCCGCGGAGACCGGCGATCCCCTGGGCGACGGGGTCATCACCTCGGCCTGCGTCGTCGAGCTCACCCACCTGGCCTCGCTCTACCACGACGACGTGATGGACGAGGCCGACGTACGCCGTGGGGCCGACTCGGCGAACGCGCGCTGGGACAACCTGCTGGCGATCCTCACCGGCGACTTCCTCTTCGCGAAGTCCTCGGAGCTGACCGCCGAGCTCGGCCCGGACGCCGTACGCATCCAGGCGCAGACCTTCGGCCGCCTGGTGGAGGGACAGATCCTCGAGACGGCCGGCCCGGCCGAGGGTCAGGACCCGCTCGAGCACTACCTGCGGGTGATCGCCGGCAAGACCGGGTCGCTGATCGCGACCTCCGCGCTCTACGGCGCTCGGTTCGCCCGTGCCTCGCGGGAGGTCGAGGAGGCGTTGGCGGCGTACGGGGAGCGCATCGGCGCAGCCTTCCAGCTCTCCGACGACATCCTCGACGTCGCGAGCGAGTCCGAGGAGTCGGGCAAGACGCCGGGCACCGACCTGCGCGAGGGCGTGCTGACGCTGCCGATGCTGCTGGCGATGCGTTCCGAGGACCCGGCCGACGACCGGTTGAAGTCCCTGCTCGGACGCCCGTTGAGCGACGACGCGGAGCACGCCGAGGCGCTCTCGCTGCTGCGTGCCCACCCGGCGATGGACCAGGCCCGCGCGTACGTGGCCGCCGAGGCCGAGGCGGCGCGCAGGCTGCTCGAGGTGGTGCCCAACGAGGGTGTCCGCGAGGCCCTGGACAACTTCGCGACGGTGCTGACCGAGCGCTCCGCCTGA
- the nuoN gene encoding NADH-quinone oxidoreductase subunit NuoN, whose protein sequence is MTAGGALVRAADFQAPELDYVALSPLFVVLGVAVVGVLVEGFVPRSARYASHLALAGVGMLAALALTVYVATGAAAVDGADAFGSVTGLGSVAIDGPTLIMWGLLLVLGLISVMLFAERSLDGGVTAFAGQAAALPGSQAEREASVKQLEHTEVFPLLMFAVGGMMIFPAANNLLLLFVALEVFSLPLYLLCGLARRRRLLSQESAMKYFLLGAFSSGFFVYGIALIYGYAGTMEYAGIAAAIEGTSGNPGLLLGGIALMAVGLFFKVSAVPFHTWTPDVYQGAPTAVTGFMAAATKVAAFGAMLRLFYVAFGPARWDWLPLFWAVAILTMVVGVVLALTQADVKRLLAYSSIAHAGFILTGLLGVQQLSEVGGTSITSVQAVLFYLVTYGFMTLGAFGVVTLVRDSGGEANHLSRWAGLGKEAPVLAGVFAFFLLAMAGIPLTSGFTGKWAVFASALSGGAWPVVVVAVVMSAVAGYFYIRLIVTMYFDEPVGAGPTVTAPSALTLVAITVGFAVTLVLGIVPGPVLDLIGNAGEFIR, encoded by the coding sequence CTGACAGCAGGCGGCGCTCTGGTGCGCGCCGCCGACTTCCAGGCACCCGAGCTCGACTACGTCGCGCTCTCGCCGCTGTTCGTCGTGCTCGGAGTCGCCGTGGTCGGTGTGCTCGTCGAGGGCTTCGTCCCTCGGTCCGCCCGCTACGCCAGCCACCTCGCGCTGGCCGGTGTCGGCATGCTGGCGGCCCTGGCACTGACCGTGTACGTCGCCACCGGCGCCGCTGCGGTCGACGGCGCCGACGCGTTCGGTTCGGTGACCGGACTGGGATCGGTGGCCATCGACGGGCCGACGCTCATCATGTGGGGCCTGCTGCTCGTGCTCGGGCTGATCAGCGTGATGCTCTTCGCCGAGCGCAGCCTCGACGGCGGCGTCACGGCCTTCGCCGGTCAGGCAGCGGCGCTGCCGGGCAGCCAGGCCGAGCGTGAGGCGTCGGTCAAGCAGCTCGAGCACACTGAGGTCTTCCCACTGCTGATGTTCGCGGTCGGCGGCATGATGATCTTCCCCGCGGCCAACAACCTGCTGCTGCTCTTCGTGGCGCTGGAGGTCTTCAGCCTCCCGCTGTACCTGCTCTGCGGCCTGGCGCGTCGTCGTCGTCTGCTCAGCCAGGAGTCGGCGATGAAGTACTTCCTGCTCGGCGCCTTCTCCTCCGGCTTCTTCGTCTACGGCATCGCCCTGATCTACGGCTACGCCGGCACGATGGAGTACGCCGGCATCGCCGCCGCGATCGAGGGCACCAGTGGCAACCCGGGGCTGCTCCTCGGTGGCATCGCGCTGATGGCGGTCGGCCTGTTCTTCAAGGTCTCCGCCGTGCCGTTCCACACCTGGACGCCCGACGTCTACCAGGGCGCTCCGACGGCGGTGACCGGTTTCATGGCCGCCGCCACGAAGGTCGCCGCCTTCGGTGCCATGCTCCGTCTCTTCTACGTCGCCTTCGGGCCGGCGCGGTGGGACTGGCTGCCGCTGTTCTGGGCCGTCGCCATCCTGACGATGGTGGTCGGTGTCGTGCTGGCGCTGACCCAGGCCGACGTCAAGCGGCTCCTGGCGTACTCCTCGATCGCCCACGCCGGCTTCATCCTCACCGGGCTGCTGGGCGTCCAGCAGCTCTCCGAGGTCGGCGGCACGAGCATCACCTCGGTGCAGGCGGTGCTGTTCTACCTGGTGACGTACGGCTTCATGACCCTCGGTGCCTTCGGTGTCGTGACACTGGTGCGCGACTCCGGTGGCGAGGCCAACCACCTCTCCCGGTGGGCCGGGCTCGGCAAGGAGGCGCCGGTGCTCGCGGGCGTCTTCGCCTTCTTCCTGCTGGCGATGGCGGGCATCCCGCTGACCTCCGGCTTCACCGGCAAGTGGGCCGTGTTCGCCTCGGCCCTGTCCGGGGGTGCCTGGCCGGTCGTCGTGGTCGCCGTGGTCATGTCCGCGGTCGCCGGCTACTTCTACATCCGGCTCATCGTGACCATGTACTTCGACGAGCCCGTGGGGGCCGGGCCGACGGTCACCGCCCCGAGCGCACTCACGCTGGTCGCGATCACGGTCGGCTTCGCGGTCACCCTGGTGCTCGGCATCGTGCCGGGTCCGGTGCTCGACCTCATCGGCAACGCGGGTGAGTTCATCCGGTGA
- a CDS encoding NADH-quinone oxidoreductase subunit M, with the protein MSFPWLTAALLLPLVGGAVVALLPRSGSRLPKLIALGVSVVTLGVVVAMTTQYDVGGGMQFVEEHVWIQAFGAYYALGVDGLGLAMVLLTVILTPLVMLASWDDADEGRWSTNAFFGWMLALEGLAIGVFAATDVFLFYVLFEATLIPIYFLIGGFGGPERAHAALKFLIYSLFGGLIMLAAVIGLYVVSADSEGGPTYLLRELSQLPIEETTGRWLFVGFFIAFAVKAPMFPVHTWLPDATSQGTPGTSVLLVSILDKIGTFGMLRFCLGLFPEASRWATPVVLALAATSILYGALLAIGQNNIPRLIAYTSISHFGFIVLGIFVFNSQGHAGAILYMFNHGLSTAALFLVTGFLIKRRGSQLISDFGGVEKVAPVLAGLMLVAGLSSLSLPGLAPFVSELLVMVGAFVYSPLLAAVVVPAIILAALYILLMYQRTMTGPTVPAVEGMADLRVREVSALAPLVLLIVLLGFYPQPLLDVINPSVADTLSYVGVTDPAPAVAGGTEAGQ; encoded by the coding sequence GTGAGCTTTCCCTGGTTGACCGCAGCGCTGCTGCTGCCGCTGGTCGGTGGCGCCGTCGTGGCGCTGCTGCCGCGCAGCGGCAGCCGGCTGCCCAAGCTGATCGCGCTGGGAGTCTCGGTGGTGACGCTCGGCGTCGTCGTCGCGATGACCACGCAGTACGACGTCGGCGGCGGCATGCAGTTCGTCGAGGAGCACGTCTGGATCCAGGCGTTCGGCGCCTACTACGCGCTGGGCGTGGACGGCCTCGGCCTCGCGATGGTGCTGCTGACCGTCATCCTCACGCCGCTGGTGATGCTGGCGTCCTGGGACGACGCGGACGAGGGCCGGTGGTCGACCAACGCGTTCTTCGGGTGGATGCTCGCCCTGGAGGGTCTCGCCATCGGCGTGTTCGCCGCGACCGACGTCTTCCTCTTCTACGTGCTCTTCGAGGCCACGCTCATCCCGATCTACTTCCTGATCGGCGGGTTCGGCGGCCCCGAGCGCGCGCACGCGGCACTGAAGTTCCTCATCTACTCGCTCTTCGGCGGCCTCATCATGCTGGCCGCGGTGATCGGCCTCTACGTCGTCTCCGCCGACTCCGAGGGCGGGCCGACGTACCTGCTGCGGGAGCTGTCCCAGCTGCCCATCGAGGAGACGACCGGCCGGTGGCTGTTCGTCGGCTTCTTCATCGCGTTCGCGGTGAAGGCCCCGATGTTCCCGGTGCACACCTGGCTGCCCGACGCGACGTCGCAGGGCACCCCGGGCACCTCGGTGCTGCTGGTCTCGATCCTCGACAAGATCGGCACCTTCGGCATGCTCCGCTTCTGCCTCGGGCTCTTCCCCGAGGCCTCGCGCTGGGCGACGCCGGTGGTGCTGGCGCTCGCCGCCACGTCGATCCTGTACGGCGCCCTGCTCGCGATCGGGCAGAACAACATCCCCCGCCTCATCGCCTACACCTCGATCAGCCACTTCGGCTTCATCGTGCTCGGCATCTTCGTGTTCAACAGCCAGGGGCACGCCGGGGCGATCCTCTACATGTTCAACCACGGGCTCTCCACGGCCGCGCTGTTCCTGGTGACCGGGTTCCTGATCAAGAGACGCGGGTCGCAGCTGATCAGCGACTTCGGCGGGGTGGAGAAGGTCGCGCCGGTGCTGGCGGGCCTGATGCTCGTCGCGGGGCTGAGCTCGCTGAGCCTGCCGGGGCTCGCTCCGTTCGTCTCCGAGCTGCTCGTCATGGTGGGGGCGTTCGTCTACTCGCCGCTGCTCGCGGCGGTCGTGGTGCCGGCGATCATCCTGGCCGCGCTCTACATCCTGCTGATGTACCAACGCACCATGACCGGGCCGACGGTCCCGGCGGTGGAGGGCATGGCGGACCTGCGGGTGCGTGAGGTCTCCGCGCTGGCCCCGCTGGTGCTCCTCATCGTGCTGCTCGGGTTCTACCCCCAGCCCCTGCTCGACGTGATCAACCCGTCGGTGGCCGACACGCTCTCCTACGTCGGCGTCACCGATCCTGCGCCCGCTGTCGCGGGTGGAACGGAGGCCGGCCAGTGA